A region of Larus michahellis chromosome 15, bLarMic1.1, whole genome shotgun sequence DNA encodes the following proteins:
- the CCDC180 gene encoding coiled-coil domain-containing protein 180 isoform X3, producing MRRAGAVRLLPRGKVYKQISEDEVRLVRSLDEVRNKTRFSTKSERLALVRDSEISTDAELLPCYQQRRVERTPYSDSTEKPPLYREATTFQKAWKGVDVNAAEEVRALPDFVVPEETSSNILECLSEHRRGRHDEALTTMYRELACIARELEPFVLEPGKFLLTKLMESDRKIELLFKKIEFDATLEGFLIEDLKELWNVIHQESLTRRNWIREMDESLKKVEWSRADKITDVLRKYTVKLEGISFFLSADVYRLMNDEAMLINRALLANQRAIAKLFFNLMKSEMKRELSHRLRWQDRVKDWKLIHKNSLVHAFREFMANEEIQNPPTVKTEMENMITEQILLSERRLEFLQHLGDLLPPTHTKADINEWYRSLVNLNKSIDTHNVQCMIKIHTQYERGLEKCLAEMQLCMNNLLNFCTKKEAEEIVSSELLQLTEKLKSQFEEELEHMDRDFEELAKHNEQNCEDLGSYFLEVMGLWDVHQLKLSQQEGELQKKLDECRWKQHNLIQVMEDNLAKILDEMRTASSEEKLNKYLENALCSLDDIRARYETFNQVLMDKLMAYPEAILQKLISYSISISQYFNVKEIFKQNLQGEIEFTFQDQELVKASEAEHLVEQQAESIVQENEGKQKMDSHQQENEETNTAENEEIFAQEAEETEEKKYRESIPHEREGTEQPGQGVSFTQAVFDSSKAESPEIDVETFSTSSGNTYTVLGVKETEKTDIQETYFTKYEKKESLPMYLKYVFIKENVFVELKKRIRLCFFEHLEKWFPESLSNSCAIVAAKKEELNSELQLRLHLHQQRQEDIEIKIYNVRAAELLLHKERLECHCAGVVEALKKERADFLKFCDGQNNIIKNLHSRICDMESVFLSAPMTEKLVSFSSNLHSELHNHLEMIHVSLRSYRNYLEEALGKLRDSNVDFLRACRLFLEGGNFSPEEVKSFSKCLQEESKRIDSFESLIKTDLEKMESSCLEQATELINQSEAKFGYLFMNRVFMEKVRRFLTNLQVQIKSEVAKSNLQAGTLNSYLEKLHQKIDACAHPTAVKEALTSEEWYDFAKEVLKELKKRSQYLDCLLVKAMRPHDNEDFTPPAMDVTLQGPIAVAIRTERVRDENKAMVMGLDPVKYPLLNPSRMGKSAVDDLSISIIKNLLEIQPYRKSSGLNRERKDRSHSLGPGPRNSAAQITKKSSFMKKMPRGRVQKNTRPVLSDKRFQIFGEKPPESDTFKGIMMNILWTGNDSLLCLAEEFYQKENPQIAMLEDLPETFDHCAEVFKQNLLSYQSQTDDYYNSCLIEFQDQLKMFEKELPYVSQLAIDSLLKEHEQKLSYSTGQIQHLFSKQLEGWENVRAVHKNRLHPSLGHPDNLPHLDALCQAEIKRQKEQADGIRLNTQMLQDCVAECAQSFVSALAAFTEKLLLELDESITVNDVQVAKIDIPREKTSTLIRRKQAGLPLEICEVKQLIDRGSRTWPGIPMTALTDNSDYILCRETASVTTAKTTLGHVAAVEARDAAYKAPVTC from the exons atgcggcgggcgggggctgtGCGCCTCCTTCCCAGAGGGAAAGTCTACAAACAGATCTCTGAGGatgag GTTCGTTTAGTGCGCTCTTTGGATGAAGTAAGGAACAAGACTAGGTTTTCTACAAAGAGTGAAAGGCTCGCTTTGGTTAGGGATTCAGAAATTTCTACTGATGCCGAGCTACTACCATGTTACCAGCAGAGGCGGGTTGAAAGAACTCCCTACAGTGACTCCACAGAAAAGCCACCACTGTACAG AGAAGCCACAACATTTCAAAAGGCTTGGAAAGGTGTAGATGTAAATGCAGCTGAGGAAGTCAGAGCCCTACCTGATTTTGTtg TTCCTGAGGAAACAAGCAGTAATATCTTGGAATGCCTGTCAGAACACCGGCGAGGCCGTCACGATGAAGCACTAACCACAATGTATCGTGAGCTTGCCTGCATTGCCAGG GAGCTGGAGCCCTTTGTTTTGGAGCCTGGAAAATTCCTTCTGACAAAACTGATGGAATCTGATAGAAAAATTgaacttctatttaaaaagatTGAGTTCGATGCTACTCTGGAAGGTTTCTTGATTGAA GATTTGAAAGAACTGTGGAACGTCATCCATCAGGAATCCTTGACCAGAAGGAACTGGATTAGGGAAATGGATGAATCCTTAAAAAAGGTTGAATGGAGTCGAGCTGATAAA ATAACAGATGTACTGAGGAAGTATACTGTGAAACTGGAGGGAATTTCCTTCTTCTTGTCAGCTGACGTTTACAGGCTCATGAATGATGAGGCCATG ctGATTAACAGAGCACTGTTGGCTAATCAGAGGGCAATTGCCAAGCTGTTCTTTAATCTAATGAAATCAGAGATGAAGAGGGAATTATCACATCGATTGAGATGGCAAGATAGAGTCAAGGACTGGAAGCTCATACATAAGAACTCTTTAGTTCACGCTTTCAG AGAATTTATGGCaaatgaagaaatacagaatCCCCCAactgtgaaaacagaaatggaaaatatgatAACAGAACAGATTTTACTTAGTGAAAGGAGACTGGAGTTTCTGCAGCACCTTGG TGATTTGTTGCCTCCAACACACACGAAAGCTGACATAAATGAATGGTACAGATCTTTGGTGAATTTAAACAAAAGTATAG ATACCCACAATGTGCAGTGCATGATCAAAATACACACCCAGTATGAGAGGGGCCTGGAAAAATGTTTGGCAGAAATGCAGTTATGCATG AATAACCTGTTGAACTTTTGcacaaaaaaagaagctgaagaaattgTGAGTTCTGAGTTACTTCAGTTGACTGAGAAACTAAAAAGTCAGTTTGAAGAAGAACTGGAGCATATGGAT AGAGACTTTGAGGAGCTGGCTAAACACAATGAGCAGAATTGTGAAGACTTGGGCAGCTATTTTCTGGAGGTGATGGGTCTCTGGGATGTCCATCAACTCAAACTGTCCCAGCAGGAAGGTGAACTTCAGAAGAAATTAGATGAATGCAGATGGAAACAGCATAATTTAATACAG GTGATGGAAGACAATCTGGCTAAAATTTTGGATGAAATGAGAACAGCGAGCTCTGAAGAAAAGCTGAATAAATATTTGGAGAATGCACTTTGTTCTTTAGATGACATTAGAGCTAG GTATGAGACATTCAACCAAGTTCTAATGGATAAACTTATGGCTTACCCAGAAGCTATTTTGCAGAAATTGATTTCCTATAGTATATCCATCAGCCAATATTTTAACGTAAAGGAAATCTTCAAACAG aaCTTGCAAGGAGAGATAGAATTCACATTTCAAGATCAAG AACTAGTTAAGGCTTCAGAAGCTGAACATCTGGTGGAGCAGCAAGCTGAGAGCATTGtgcaagaaaatgaaggaaagcaaaagatgGATAGTCAtcaacaagaaaatgaagaaacaaacacAGCTGAGAATGAGGAGATCTTTGCTCAGGAAgctgaagaaacagaggaaaaaaaatatcggGAGAGTATTCCTCATGAAAGGGAAGGAACTGAGCAACCAGGACAGGGGGTAAGCTTTACACAG GCTGTGTTTGACAGCAGCAAGGCAGAAAGCCCTGAAATTGATGTTGAGACCTTCTCCACTTCTAGTGGAAACACTTACACAGTTCTTGGAgttaaagagacagaaaagactgACATCCAGGAGacttattttacaaaatatgaaaaaaaggaatCGCTTCCTATGTACctgaaatatgtatttatcaAAGAAAACGTGTTTGTAGAGCTGAAGAAACG aattCGCCTCTGCTTTTTTGAGCACTTGGAGAAATGGTTTCCAGAGTCCTTATCCAACTCCTGTGCCATTGTAGCTGCCAAGAAAGAAGAGCTGAATTCAGAACTTCAGCTGCGTCTCCACTTGCATCAACAAAGGCAGGAGGACATAGAGATAAAGATCTACAACGTTAGAGCTG CGGAACTGTTGCTTCACAAAGAGCGTCTAGAGTGCCACTGCGCTGGGGTGGTGGAAGCTCTGAAAAAGGAGAGAGCTGATTTTCTCAAATTTTGTGATGGGCAAAATAACATCATCAAAAACTTACATTCACGAATATGTGACATGGAATCTGTCTTCCTCAGTGCTCCTATGACTGAGAA GTTAGTTTCTTTCAGCAGCAATCTGCACTCAGAGCTACATAATCATCTGGAAATGATCCATGTTTCCCTGAGGAGTTACCGGAACTATTTGGAGGAAGCTTTAGGAAAATTAAGGGATTCAAACGTGGATTTTCTCAGAGCTTGCAG attatttttggAGGGAGGTAACTTTTCTCCTGAGGAGGTAAAGTCTTTCAGCAAGTGTCTTCAGGAAGAAAGTAAGCGTATTGACTCTTTTGAGAGTTTAATCAAGACAGATTTGGAGAAAATGGAATCAAGCTGCTTGGAGCAG GCTACTGAACTTATCAACCAGTCTGAAGCAAAGTTCGGTTATCTCTTCATGAATCGAGTCTTTATGGAGAAGGTCCGACGATTTTTGACAAACCTACAAGTGCAAATCAAATCAGAG GTAGCAAAATCCAATTTGCAGGCAGGGACATTAAACTCTTATCTGGAGAAGCTCCATCAGAAGATAGATGCTTGTGCTCATCCTACTGCGGTTAAAGAA GCTTTGACATCTGAAGAGTGGTATGATTTTGCCAAAGAAGTgttgaaagaactgaaaaagaggaGCCAGTATCTTGACTGCTTGCTAGTAAAAGCAATGAGGCCTCACGATAAT gAGGACTTTACCCCTCCTGCAATGGATGTTACATTACAAGGTCCAATTGCTGTTGCCATTCGAACAGAGCGTGTCAGAGATGAGAACAAAGCGATGGTGATGGGGCTGGATCCTGTCAAATATCCTTTGTTAAATCCAAGCAGAATGGGAAAGTCTGCAGTTGATGATTTATCAATAAGCATTATCAAAAATTTACTTGA AATTCAGCCATACAGAAAATCTTCAGGCCTAAATCGGGAGAGAAAAGATCGTTCACATTCATTAGGACCAG GTCCTCGGAACTCTGCAGCTCAGATCACCAAGAAGTCATCTTTTATGAAAAAGATGCCAAGAGGAAG GGTACAGAAAAACACCAGACCAGTCCTCAGTGACAAGAGATTCCAGATATTTGGAGAGAAGCCTCCAGAGTCTGA caCTTTTAAGGGGATTATGATGAATATTCTTTGGACGGGTAATGACAGCTTGCTCTGTCTTGCCGAG GAGTTCTACCAAAAAGAGAATCCTCAAATCGCAATGCTTGAAGATCTCCCAGAGACATTTGACCATTGTGCAGAAGTGTTCAAACAGAATCTGTTGTCATACCAAAGTCAGACAGATGATTACTACAATTCCTGTCTTATAG AATTTCAGGATCAGCTGAAGATGTTTGAGAAGGAGCTCCCTTATGTCTCCCAGTTGGCAATCGATAGTCTTTTAAAAGAACACGAGCAGAAGCTCAGCTATTCCACTGGTCAGATTCAGCATCTCTTCAGTAAACAGCTGGAAGGCTGGGAGAATGTAAGG GCTGTGCACAAGAATCGATTACATCCCTCTCTGGGACATCCAGACAACTTACCTCACCTGGACGCTTTGTGCCAAGcggaaataaaaaggcaaaaagagcaaGCTGATGGTATTCGTCTCAACACACAGATGCTGCAG GACTGTGTTGCTGAGTGTGCTCAGAGCTTTGTTTCTGCACTAGCTGCCTTCACCGAAAAGCTGCTTCTGGAATTAGATGAAAGTATCACGGTTAACGATGTACAAGTAGCAA AAATTGATATACCAAGAGAGAAGACATCCACTTTAATTCGTCGTAAACAAGCAGGACTTCCTCTAGAAATCTGTGAAGTTAAGCAGTTAATTGACCGTGGGAGCAG gacttggCCAGGAATACCCATGACTGCTCTTACAGACAATTCAGACTATATCCTTTGCAGAGAAACTGCGTCAGTTACAACAGCGAAGACTACGCTGGGCCACGTAGCAGCAGTAGAAGCAAGAGATGCGGCGTATAAG
- the CCDC180 gene encoding coiled-coil domain-containing protein 180 isoform X1 codes for MRRAGAVRLLPRGKVYKQISEDEVRLVRSLDEVRNKTRFSTKSERLALVRDSEISTDAELLPCYQQRRVERTPYSDSTEKPPLYREATTFQKAWKGVDVNAAEEVRALPDFVVPEETSSNILECLSEHRRGRHDEALTTMYRELACIARELEPFVLEPGKFLLTKLMESDRKIELLFKKIEFDATLEGFLIEDLKELWNVIHQESLTRRNWIREMDESLKKVEWSRADKITDVLRKYTVKLEGISFFLSADVYRLMNDEAMLINRALLANQRAIAKLFFNLMKSEMKRELSHRLRWQDRVKDWKLIHKNSLVHAFREFMANEEIQNPPTVKTEMENMITEQILLSERRLEFLQHLGDLLPPTHTKADINEWYRSLVNLNKSIDTHNVQCMIKIHTQYERGLEKCLAEMQLCMNNLLNFCTKKEAEEIVSSELLQLTEKLKSQFEEELEHMDRDFEELAKHNEQNCEDLGSYFLEVMGLWDVHQLKLSQQEGELQKKLDECRWKQHNLIQVMEDNLAKILDEMRTASSEEKLNKYLENALCSLDDIRARYETFNQVLMDKLMAYPEAILQKLISYSISISQYFNVKEIFKQNLQGEIEFTFQDQELVKASEAEHLVEQQAESIVQENEGKQKMDSHQQENEETNTAENEEIFAQEAEETEEKKYRESIPHEREGTEQPGQGVSFTQAVFDSSKAESPEIDVETFSTSSGNTYTVLGVKETEKTDIQETYFTKYEKKESLPMYLKYVFIKENVFVELKKRIRLCFFEHLEKWFPESLSNSCAIVAAKKEELNSELQLRLHLHQQRQEDIEIKIYNVRAAELLLHKERLECHCAGVVEALKKERADFLKFCDGQNNIIKNLHSRICDMESVFLSAPMTEKLVSFSSNLHSELHNHLEMIHVSLRSYRNYLEEALGKLRDSNVDFLRACRLFLEGGNFSPEEVKSFSKCLQEESKRIDSFESLIKTDLEKMESSCLEQATELINQSEAKFGYLFMNRVFMEKVRRFLTNLQVQIKSEVAKSNLQAGTLNSYLEKLHQKIDACAHPTAVKEALTSEEWYDFAKEVLKELKKRSQYLDCLLVKAMRPHDNEDFTPPAMDVTLQGPIAVAIRTERVRDENKAMVMGLDPVKYPLLNPSRMGKSAVDDLSISIIKNLLEIQPYRKSSGLNRERKDRSHSLGPGPRNSAAQITKKSSFMKKMPRGRVQKNTRPVLSDKRFQIFGEKPPESDTFKGIMMNILWTGNDSLLCLAEEFYQKENPQIAMLEDLPETFDHCAEVFKQNLLSYQSQTDDYYNSCLIEFQDQLKMFEKELPYVSQLAIDSLLKEHEQKLSYSTGQIQHLFSKQLEGWENVRAVHKNRLHPSLGHPDNLPHLDALCQAEIKRQKEQADGIRLNTQMLQDCVAECAQSFVSALAAFTEKLLLELDESITVNDVQVAKIDIPREKTSTLIRRKQAGLPLEICEVKQLIDRGSRTWPGIPMTALTDNSDYILCRETASVTTAKTTLGHVAAVEARDAAYKKYKCKLEQQFAQIKEESTAQLLAIQHWEEWWKQSIQKIKQLYT; via the exons atgcggcgggcgggggctgtGCGCCTCCTTCCCAGAGGGAAAGTCTACAAACAGATCTCTGAGGatgag GTTCGTTTAGTGCGCTCTTTGGATGAAGTAAGGAACAAGACTAGGTTTTCTACAAAGAGTGAAAGGCTCGCTTTGGTTAGGGATTCAGAAATTTCTACTGATGCCGAGCTACTACCATGTTACCAGCAGAGGCGGGTTGAAAGAACTCCCTACAGTGACTCCACAGAAAAGCCACCACTGTACAG AGAAGCCACAACATTTCAAAAGGCTTGGAAAGGTGTAGATGTAAATGCAGCTGAGGAAGTCAGAGCCCTACCTGATTTTGTtg TTCCTGAGGAAACAAGCAGTAATATCTTGGAATGCCTGTCAGAACACCGGCGAGGCCGTCACGATGAAGCACTAACCACAATGTATCGTGAGCTTGCCTGCATTGCCAGG GAGCTGGAGCCCTTTGTTTTGGAGCCTGGAAAATTCCTTCTGACAAAACTGATGGAATCTGATAGAAAAATTgaacttctatttaaaaagatTGAGTTCGATGCTACTCTGGAAGGTTTCTTGATTGAA GATTTGAAAGAACTGTGGAACGTCATCCATCAGGAATCCTTGACCAGAAGGAACTGGATTAGGGAAATGGATGAATCCTTAAAAAAGGTTGAATGGAGTCGAGCTGATAAA ATAACAGATGTACTGAGGAAGTATACTGTGAAACTGGAGGGAATTTCCTTCTTCTTGTCAGCTGACGTTTACAGGCTCATGAATGATGAGGCCATG ctGATTAACAGAGCACTGTTGGCTAATCAGAGGGCAATTGCCAAGCTGTTCTTTAATCTAATGAAATCAGAGATGAAGAGGGAATTATCACATCGATTGAGATGGCAAGATAGAGTCAAGGACTGGAAGCTCATACATAAGAACTCTTTAGTTCACGCTTTCAG AGAATTTATGGCaaatgaagaaatacagaatCCCCCAactgtgaaaacagaaatggaaaatatgatAACAGAACAGATTTTACTTAGTGAAAGGAGACTGGAGTTTCTGCAGCACCTTGG TGATTTGTTGCCTCCAACACACACGAAAGCTGACATAAATGAATGGTACAGATCTTTGGTGAATTTAAACAAAAGTATAG ATACCCACAATGTGCAGTGCATGATCAAAATACACACCCAGTATGAGAGGGGCCTGGAAAAATGTTTGGCAGAAATGCAGTTATGCATG AATAACCTGTTGAACTTTTGcacaaaaaaagaagctgaagaaattgTGAGTTCTGAGTTACTTCAGTTGACTGAGAAACTAAAAAGTCAGTTTGAAGAAGAACTGGAGCATATGGAT AGAGACTTTGAGGAGCTGGCTAAACACAATGAGCAGAATTGTGAAGACTTGGGCAGCTATTTTCTGGAGGTGATGGGTCTCTGGGATGTCCATCAACTCAAACTGTCCCAGCAGGAAGGTGAACTTCAGAAGAAATTAGATGAATGCAGATGGAAACAGCATAATTTAATACAG GTGATGGAAGACAATCTGGCTAAAATTTTGGATGAAATGAGAACAGCGAGCTCTGAAGAAAAGCTGAATAAATATTTGGAGAATGCACTTTGTTCTTTAGATGACATTAGAGCTAG GTATGAGACATTCAACCAAGTTCTAATGGATAAACTTATGGCTTACCCAGAAGCTATTTTGCAGAAATTGATTTCCTATAGTATATCCATCAGCCAATATTTTAACGTAAAGGAAATCTTCAAACAG aaCTTGCAAGGAGAGATAGAATTCACATTTCAAGATCAAG AACTAGTTAAGGCTTCAGAAGCTGAACATCTGGTGGAGCAGCAAGCTGAGAGCATTGtgcaagaaaatgaaggaaagcaaaagatgGATAGTCAtcaacaagaaaatgaagaaacaaacacAGCTGAGAATGAGGAGATCTTTGCTCAGGAAgctgaagaaacagaggaaaaaaaatatcggGAGAGTATTCCTCATGAAAGGGAAGGAACTGAGCAACCAGGACAGGGGGTAAGCTTTACACAG GCTGTGTTTGACAGCAGCAAGGCAGAAAGCCCTGAAATTGATGTTGAGACCTTCTCCACTTCTAGTGGAAACACTTACACAGTTCTTGGAgttaaagagacagaaaagactgACATCCAGGAGacttattttacaaaatatgaaaaaaaggaatCGCTTCCTATGTACctgaaatatgtatttatcaAAGAAAACGTGTTTGTAGAGCTGAAGAAACG aattCGCCTCTGCTTTTTTGAGCACTTGGAGAAATGGTTTCCAGAGTCCTTATCCAACTCCTGTGCCATTGTAGCTGCCAAGAAAGAAGAGCTGAATTCAGAACTTCAGCTGCGTCTCCACTTGCATCAACAAAGGCAGGAGGACATAGAGATAAAGATCTACAACGTTAGAGCTG CGGAACTGTTGCTTCACAAAGAGCGTCTAGAGTGCCACTGCGCTGGGGTGGTGGAAGCTCTGAAAAAGGAGAGAGCTGATTTTCTCAAATTTTGTGATGGGCAAAATAACATCATCAAAAACTTACATTCACGAATATGTGACATGGAATCTGTCTTCCTCAGTGCTCCTATGACTGAGAA GTTAGTTTCTTTCAGCAGCAATCTGCACTCAGAGCTACATAATCATCTGGAAATGATCCATGTTTCCCTGAGGAGTTACCGGAACTATTTGGAGGAAGCTTTAGGAAAATTAAGGGATTCAAACGTGGATTTTCTCAGAGCTTGCAG attatttttggAGGGAGGTAACTTTTCTCCTGAGGAGGTAAAGTCTTTCAGCAAGTGTCTTCAGGAAGAAAGTAAGCGTATTGACTCTTTTGAGAGTTTAATCAAGACAGATTTGGAGAAAATGGAATCAAGCTGCTTGGAGCAG GCTACTGAACTTATCAACCAGTCTGAAGCAAAGTTCGGTTATCTCTTCATGAATCGAGTCTTTATGGAGAAGGTCCGACGATTTTTGACAAACCTACAAGTGCAAATCAAATCAGAG GTAGCAAAATCCAATTTGCAGGCAGGGACATTAAACTCTTATCTGGAGAAGCTCCATCAGAAGATAGATGCTTGTGCTCATCCTACTGCGGTTAAAGAA GCTTTGACATCTGAAGAGTGGTATGATTTTGCCAAAGAAGTgttgaaagaactgaaaaagaggaGCCAGTATCTTGACTGCTTGCTAGTAAAAGCAATGAGGCCTCACGATAAT gAGGACTTTACCCCTCCTGCAATGGATGTTACATTACAAGGTCCAATTGCTGTTGCCATTCGAACAGAGCGTGTCAGAGATGAGAACAAAGCGATGGTGATGGGGCTGGATCCTGTCAAATATCCTTTGTTAAATCCAAGCAGAATGGGAAAGTCTGCAGTTGATGATTTATCAATAAGCATTATCAAAAATTTACTTGA AATTCAGCCATACAGAAAATCTTCAGGCCTAAATCGGGAGAGAAAAGATCGTTCACATTCATTAGGACCAG GTCCTCGGAACTCTGCAGCTCAGATCACCAAGAAGTCATCTTTTATGAAAAAGATGCCAAGAGGAAG GGTACAGAAAAACACCAGACCAGTCCTCAGTGACAAGAGATTCCAGATATTTGGAGAGAAGCCTCCAGAGTCTGA caCTTTTAAGGGGATTATGATGAATATTCTTTGGACGGGTAATGACAGCTTGCTCTGTCTTGCCGAG GAGTTCTACCAAAAAGAGAATCCTCAAATCGCAATGCTTGAAGATCTCCCAGAGACATTTGACCATTGTGCAGAAGTGTTCAAACAGAATCTGTTGTCATACCAAAGTCAGACAGATGATTACTACAATTCCTGTCTTATAG AATTTCAGGATCAGCTGAAGATGTTTGAGAAGGAGCTCCCTTATGTCTCCCAGTTGGCAATCGATAGTCTTTTAAAAGAACACGAGCAGAAGCTCAGCTATTCCACTGGTCAGATTCAGCATCTCTTCAGTAAACAGCTGGAAGGCTGGGAGAATGTAAGG GCTGTGCACAAGAATCGATTACATCCCTCTCTGGGACATCCAGACAACTTACCTCACCTGGACGCTTTGTGCCAAGcggaaataaaaaggcaaaaagagcaaGCTGATGGTATTCGTCTCAACACACAGATGCTGCAG GACTGTGTTGCTGAGTGTGCTCAGAGCTTTGTTTCTGCACTAGCTGCCTTCACCGAAAAGCTGCTTCTGGAATTAGATGAAAGTATCACGGTTAACGATGTACAAGTAGCAA AAATTGATATACCAAGAGAGAAGACATCCACTTTAATTCGTCGTAAACAAGCAGGACTTCCTCTAGAAATCTGTGAAGTTAAGCAGTTAATTGACCGTGGGAGCAG gacttggCCAGGAATACCCATGACTGCTCTTACAGACAATTCAGACTATATCCTTTGCAGAGAAACTGCGTCAGTTACAACAGCGAAGACTACGCTGGGCCACGTAGCAGCAGTAGAAGCAAGAGATGCGGCGTATAAG aaatacaaatgtaaaCTTGAGCAGCAGTTTGCCCAGATCAAGGAAGAAAGTACAGCTCAGCTGCTGGCAATCCAGCATTGGGAAGAATGGTGGAAACAATCCATCCAGAAGATTAAGCAACTGTATACATGA